DNA from Kineosporiaceae bacterium:
CATCCCTCGCAGGGGAAGGCCACCGCCCGTGTCGAGATCGTCCTGACCAATGCGTTCCCGTTCGCTGCACCCGAGGTCAGGCTGCTGGAGGCCGGTGCACCCTTCGACGCCACCTTCCATCTCGCGCGTCCGGAGCCGGGGCAGCACTACGGCGTGATGTGTCTGTGGGAGCCCGGCCGGTTCAGCGTCGAGCAGGCGCCCTGGCGCGACCCGGTGGCCGTCCTGGAGCGGGTTGTCGGCTGGCTGGAGGCGACGGCGAACGGCTGGCCGGGCGACGCCTCCTGCGATCTGGACCGTCACCTCGAACACGAACCGCTGTCGGCAGCGCTCGTCCTCTATGACGCTGACGCCCTTCAAGGCCTGTCCGCCGTGACCGTCCGCGTCGCCGGCGATTCAGGAGCGCCCACCGTGCGCATTACCGACGAGGTGCGGCGTATGCCCGAAGCGAGCACCCGGGTCCGCCGCAAGGATCGCCAACTGGCCTGGATCGGTGATCTGGGCGAGGTACGTCACCCGGTCTGTGACTGGGTGGACCTGGCAGCCCTGCTCGGACCGCACGCGACGACCGTCGGGCACGGCATCGGCCTGGGTGTGATCGACCGACTGCTGCTGCGCTACCACCGAAACGGTAGCCCGGGGGTGCTGGTCGTGCGCGCCAGGACGTGCCCCACCGGGGTTCTGTTGCGCGCCTCCGAGGCCGCCGACACCAGCTCCGGCACCCGGAACCTGCGGGCAGGCACACACGCGGGGGAGCTTTCCAGCAGGAGCGTCGCGGTGATCGGTTGCGGCGCGATCGGGTCGTTCCTGGCCGACATCCTTCACCGGTCCGGTGTCAGACGATTCACGCTGATCGACCCCGAGGTGCTGCGCCCGGGGAACCTGGTGCGGCATCTCGCCGGCGAGTCCTTCGTGGGTTGGGCGAAGGTGGAGGCGGTACGGGCCCGCTTGACCGCGCACCAGGGCGACTCGAGTGTGGTCGTGCGGCGCGCCTGGGTGACCACCCTCGAGGAGGCGGTCGATCTGATTCAGGGCCACGACGTCGTCATCGATGCGACGGCCGGCGCCGCCCTGAGTAGCCTGCTGGCCACAGCTGTGGAGTCTGCTGGGCGCCGCATAGGTCATATCGTGGTCTCAGTGTGCGTCCAACGCGAGGGCGGCATCGCACGGGTCGACCGGTTCCCGCTCCGGATGGGGGAGAGCTATCTTCCTGGACTGCCAAGTCTCGACGATGAGCACCTACCGCGGGAGCGCGGTTGTGGCAGCGCCGTGTCCCTCACCCCGCCCGGCGCAGTGATCGCAGCAGCTGAGCTCGGCAGCCGTGTGGTGATTGACCATCTTCTGTTCCACGGCGTCTGCCCTCCCAGCCTGGTCGACGTCCGCGTCGCCCAGCCGGAGGAACCCTTCAATCGGACAGGTTTGGTGCTGCCGCCGCCCCAGACAGCGCCAGGGGGATCGCTCGCCGCGGTTGACCTTCCCACAACTGAGCGTCGTGCCACGGACTGCCAGGACTTTGCGTGACCTCCTGGCAACGCAGACCGAAACGCCGTCAGGCCCAGACGACGGCCACGGCCGTGACCAATCAGCCGCCTGACGTCGGCGGACTACCCGTGCAGGTCCACCCGGACGCGCACGCCATGGTGACGCAGGCGGCATCCGCGGCACATCCTCAGGAAACCGGCGGGCTGCTGCTCGGCTGGTGGCAGGCCGGCTCGGTAGTCCTCCGATACGCCGTCGAGGTGATCGATCCCGACGCGACATCCACTTCGTGGCACCGTCAGGAGCAGCTCACCCAAGCGGCGCTCATACGCGCGATCGACGACCACGAGCATCCCTGGCTCGGCTACGTCGGAGACTGGCATACCCACCCGGCTGCATGTCCACCCAGCAGGCAGGACGAGGCCTGCATCCGCGAGGCATCCACGCAGTTCGCCGACCCCCTGGTCCTCCTCGTACATCGCTTTGACGGCCGCCTAGATATCCGCGCCGCCAGAGCGGGACGCAGCCAGCCAGCGCGCCAAGTCACGTACGATCCGCTCGACACGAAGGGCTGCTGACCGGCATGAGCATCTTCCCGCCCCACGCTGCCGGACCCGCGTCCCCCAGCGGCGTGCGCCGAGGCGGCGACTACTACCAAGACCTGATGGTCTGGTCGCACGCAATGCAACTGATCCGTGCCCGCAGCGGCTTCTGCCGGCTGGAGGTCGAACGCACGGGGGTGGGCAACTTCGACGACGTCATTCTGCGTGGCACCACTCGCCCGGACCTGCTGTCGCAGGTCAAGTGGTCCACGACCTCCGGTGCGTCGATCGACGAGACGTACCTTACGGCGGCGCGGGCCAACGGCAGATCGCTGCTGCAGAAGCTGTTCGCGAGCTACCTCCAACTGCGGGGCACCAACCCGGACTTGCAGATCATCACCAACCGAGCTCCCGACCCTCAGCATCCGCTGCTCGGAGCCATCGACGGGCGTACCGAGCTGCTGAAGCTGCCTGCGGAGGTGACGAGGCGGAGCCATGTCGGCAAGGCATTGCAGGCCTGGTGCCGGCACGTCGACGGCTGCGAGGACGACCTGCGGGGCCTGCTCGGCGCGCTGCGCTTCGTCACTGGACGCAGCATCAGCTCCGAGATCGACCGGGTCTGCGCCTTGATGGAGGCGGCTGGCCTGCAATCGGACGACAACGCGTTGCTGCTGGCTACCGCCGAAGTGCAGAGCTGGGTCCGCGAGGGCCGCCGCGTGCTCACCCCGGAAGACGTGCATGCCAGCATCGACGCTCGCCAGCTTCGGGCGGGGGACGAGCGTGGTGTCTTGCTCGTCCAGGCACTCGACTGGGACCGGCACCCTGAAGACGCCCATGAGGTCCTCGACTGGGTCGACCTGTTCCAAGGCGACAACCCCAAAGCGCGTTGTCAGCCCAAGACCCCCGACGGTTGGATGATCATGCAGGCCCAGCTGACGGAGGCCATCGCTCGGCTAGAGATGGAGGGATGGCAGTACCTCACGCTGCGCGGCATGATGCGGCAAGCCACCTTCTTCCTGGTCGGCGCGCTCGCGCCGAAGACCCGAAGTTGGAAGATCAACTATGTCCAGCGCCGCGATCGTGGGGCAGGGCAATCGTGGGACACTGAGGCACCCATCCAACTGAACTCGGAACCGCGGGTCGACGTCCTCGCCCTCCGGCAGGGGGAACATCTCGCCGTGGTCCTCAGCAGCACCCTCGACGCCACCCATGATGTCTGCGCGTACCTACAGCAGACAGCAGTTCCTGCCAACACCCTGCTTTCGATCACTCCCGGCAACATGCCGCACGACGCCTCCATTGCCGGGTCCGGGCACGCCGCCTTGTACGCCCAGCAGGTCAGGCAGATCATCCGTCAGGAACTCACCAGCAACCCTGCCGTCGATGTCATCCACCTGTTTCTGGCCGGACCTGGCGGACTCGCGCTGCTGCTGGGTCACCGTTGGAACAGGCTGCGACCCACCATCGTCTACGAGCACCTCGGTGACGGACTCGGCTACACCCCTGCGTTCTCGATCAACTGATCGAACTGCATCGGCCCAGGTGGACATGGCCGACTTCAGTATCGAGGCGGCCGCCCACCGGGATCGGCGTAGAGACGACGGCGGTGGGGATCAGGGTGTGGACCCCGCCGTCGACCCGTACACGGATCGGTGAACTGGCCCAGTTGAGCGAAGCTGCCTGACCCTCCACCCCCCGGTTCGCCGTCGACCACACGCACCGTTGAACGGCGCAAAGTGGCTCTTCGGAATCGAGGGTGTAGTCGCGGCCTGAAGCCTGCCGTCTCGAGGCGCGCAGCGATGATCCCGGCGCTGCCCGGTGCAGGGATCGGGCGATGTAGTTGGTGAGGTTGCGGAAGTCGAGGGCGGAGCCGCGCAGGTGTTCGAGCCAATTTCTGCAGTTCACGACACGTGGACTCGGTTTCATAGTCAGACCTTCCGCACTGGAATACTGATCTGTGCCTGTTCCTGGTAACGCCATCTCCAGGCCCGAAAATACAGCATTGAGGGACTGTGCCTCCCCACCCGAGTAGTCCGCCAGTCTGAAACCATCGCAATGCAAGTTGCCAGCCGCGACTCACAGGTAGTGCAGAATGACAAGAAGGCTGGATGCCAACAACCGCGGCTCACGCCGGGCTTCGACTTCGGCGTGCCCTGCCTTTTCGAGATCCACCGGTCTCGGAAGGGTGAAGGAGCGCAGAGCGTTAGCGTGCCGTCGTGAATGCGAGGCCGCGACTCAAACGATGTCGGTCCACTGACTTCGGACGAGAGAGGTGCTTGAGGCCGCAATCATGGTAGAGACAAGAAAAGCAAGTCCACAGAGTGCCACCACTCCCAGAATCGGATAGTCACGCGCAACATCGGGCGCTGTGTCAGTAGCTTGAGTAATTAGGTCAAACGATAGTCCAGCTACGTACCCCAATCCGCAGAAGAGAGCTGCGAGAATGGGGAGGCCGATCGCCGCAGTCCAGGAGAAGAAATAGAATCGACCCCACGCTGTCGCGTCTGTCGACTCATACATCCCTGGACGCGACCGCCAATGCTCCGGAAGGTAGGAGAGTGCCAGGGCCGCCGCAGCTGCGACAACCGTTGCCACGGTGTAGGCATCCCATCTGCTCGGGTGCAGCGCGTTCGCTCCGATCATTGACGGCTGCTCTTGTTGTCTGTATGCGGATTCCGCGCTGCCGACAATGGCCACAAGCAAGACCCAAGATCCCTGGATCACAACTGCTCCGAGCGTGACCGCAACGGCGCCGAGTACGCTCTGCCTCCCGCGGTCCTGTATGTATTCCGAGCCCCTGAGTGCCCAGAAACGAAAACGGGAGAGCGCTTGACCCAGCGAACGCACTCCATCAACCCAGGCCTTGAATGCTGTCACAAATACATACACAACAAGGATGATCGAAGTGGGGCCGAACATGGCAGCCAGAAGCTGCATGATGAGTCCCTGTGGAGTTGGCAAGTCATGCACGCGAGCACCTCTTTACCATGCAATTGACCGTAAGGCTACCGGCTATGAATGGAGCCAGTGGTCCAGGGTTCGTGCCATAGGATCAGGAAGGCTGGGATGGTATCTCACACTTGAGTCAAAGGCATGGTGGAGACCGCGTCGACTCCCTGTGTTGCGCTTGTCGTAGGCTCTTCCGTCAAAGTTGGCCAAGTACTGAGCCAATATCTTCGGCATAAGGCTAAGGGGTCCACGATAGGCGCCGAGCCATTGGTCCGTCATGAGTAGAGCGGATCCTGGATGCAGTGCAGGGAGATTCGGAATAGCGGTATCATCCAGCTCTCTGCCACCTTTCAGCAAGAGATAGCCGCATCGCTTGAGTTGCCTGTTGCGCACAGTTATCTCGCGAGATCCTTTCGCAATTGACCCCACGTCGCGATCTGTCAATCGAGTAACACCATCTGGTGCCTGACCGTAAAATGCCGGGTTCCACATCTTTGGCTTTACCAACTCAAGAGCCGCCGTGACAAACTCCGCAAACTCTCCTTCAGGTTTGAATACAGGAAGACTCTCCATGTCGAAACCCGAGGCTCGCCACTGATCTCCATATGACATGTGGGAGCCAACCTGCTCCCGCTCCTCGGCGATCAGTTTTCGAAACCTGTTCACGATGTCCCCTCTCGGTTGATCCAGCACGCTCGCTCCAGGACCTATCCTGCCAACCCTAGGCTTGCGGTGTCGGCTGAACGGCGATGCCGGCCCGACAGCGCTGCGCAGCTGGCGAGGTTGGAAGTAATTCGCCGCGCTGAACGGGACGTCGGCTATGGCGGTCGTCTTGCTCATGATTGCCGCCTACATCAGCAGTGACGGTCTATCGCGTTGCTGGAGGTGGCGCCGGTGCTCTGCTGCCTGTTCTCGCCATGGAGCTTTCTGGTCTTCCTCGGACACTCATCGGCGTGGACCTTATGCGGCAGGCGTTCCGGGCCGGCCGCGATGGTCGTGAGGGTGGCCTGCTCTGGTCTGTAGATGATCACCCCGGCAGGCAGTCGCCACGATGGAGTTGTTCGCCGGGGCGCTCGGTTTGTTCAAGAACCCGGTAAGCCACCGACGTGTCGACTTCAGTGACGCGACTGAGGCCGCCGAGGTGGTGTTGCTCGCCGACCTCCTCGTGCGACAGCTGGGCAAGCTGCCACGGGCACTCGATCAGCCTGACTGAGACCGTTGCTGCCCCAGCCTGGGTAGCCCTGGTTCAGGTTTGTGGTGGCCAGATGATGAGGTCGCTGCTGATGGGGGTGATGGGGCTGGCGGGGGCCAGGCCGGTGAGGTCGATGGTGTAGCCGCCGGGGGTTGGGGGTCGAAGGTGGCGGTGGCGGTGCCGTGGTGGGGGCGGGGGGTGAGGGTGTCGATGGGGGTGCCGTGTTCGTTGCGCAGGGTGAGGCGGATGCCGTGGTTGGCGCCGAGGTCGATGGTGACGGGGATGGGTTCGTCGGGGGTGAGGAGTTCGGGGGTGTCGACGTGGGGTTGCAGGGGTGTGGTGGCGCGGACGTTGACGTCGTGTCCGGTGAGGATGCCTTCGATTTCGTCGAGGGCGGCTTGGTTGCGTTGCAGGTTGCCGTGTTTGTCGGCGATGCGTTTGATCAGGGGGGTGTCCAGGGGTAGCCCGTGGCGGACGGCGCCGGGTAGGGGCACGGTGCCGTCGCCGTAGAGCTGCTCGGCTTGGTAGGTGGATCGTTCGTCCAGGCCGGTGGGGGTGGGGGTGAGGGTGGTGGTGCTGGTTTGGCGGATCCCGACGATGGCGTGGGTGATGGCGTGCACGGTGTCGCCGCGGGCATGTTCGGCGGTGGTCAGGGCGGTGTGGAATGCGGCGGCGTCGGTGGCCATGGTGGTGTTCAGGTCGGGCAGGGTCGTTTCGGCGGTCTTGAGCAGGTCGCGCCCGTGGGTGATGCACGCGTATTCGGGGGTGGGTTGGTACATGGACGGGAATGATCGGATCAGGGGGGTCAGGTCCGGTGCGAGGCGTCCGAGTTTGCGGGGGGCGCCGTTGACGAGTTGGGCGAGGGCTTTCGCGGCGCCGCGGTAGGGGGTGCCGAGGGTGATCAGTTTGCGGGTGATCTCGGCGCCGCCTTCCATCTCGATGTACCAGCGGGCGATGAGTCCGCCCATGGAGTGGCACACGAACACCAGGCGGGCGTCGGCGTAGCGGCCGCCTCGTGCGCGCCAGCGGGCCAGGGCGGGTTCGACGACTGCCTTGACGCGGCGGGCGGTATAGCGGTTCGACAGTCGCCAGTCGTAGGGGATCGCCAGCAGGTTCCCCGGCTGGTCACCGGTGGGTTCGCGGTATCCGAGGCCGCGGAGGTGGTCGAGGAGTTCGGTGTAGCCCTTGATCGGGGTCCACACTCCGGGGATGCCGTGCAGGGTCGGCATCAACTGTCCCGGTTCGACGCCGTCACCGGGATGCTCGTCCCCGATGCCTTCGGGTAGTTGCAGGACCGCGAGGTGGCGGCCCAGGTGGGTGATCGCCTCGATCAGTGTCCCGGGCGTGACCGCCCAGACCGGGTTCCCGGCCCGTAGCAGGGTGCTGCCGGTGATGCCGGGCAGCACCACCACCAGGTCCGTGGTCGACGGTGTCTGCTGCTCACCCATCAGTGTCTCCTATCGGGGTCGGGGGATCCGTTGCCCTGGAGAGGATTACCCGTGTCGCTGGTGGGGTGGGGTGGGGTCATCAGGTGTTGGACCAGGGGCAGGGTGGTGGGGTGGTGGGCAGTGATGTCGAGGAGGAGGCCCACCCAAGTGTCGCGTTGGTCCGGGGTCAATTCTCGGGCCTCGTCGAGCAGTGCGAGCGCGGTGTCCGTGTCGTGGGTGATGGCGGCGGCAGTGGCCAGGTACAGGCCGGCCAGACCTTCAAGCCGGTCGTCCCGGGTACGGACGGCGTACGACCAGGCCACTTCGGCGACCGGTTGCAACAGAACAGCATCGGGGGTCACGGCTCGGGATTGCAGCAGTGGCGCGAACCGGGTGGGCTCCTCGAGTGCGTCCAGGACAGCGGTCAGGGTCGAGCCGGTGGCGTCCAGACCGGTGAGGATGATCAGGGCCAGTCCCTCGGCGGCAGCCATGGCGACGTCCTGGTCCTCGTCGGCGGCGCGGTTCTGGAGGATCTGGTGGACGGTGTCGTCGAGCAGGTCGTCGCGGTGGTCGGTCAGCAGGAGGCGGCGTTCCTGGCCCGTGGCGGCCAGAAGACGACCGGTGAGGATGGCGAGCAGCAGCGGCCTGTAGGCGGCCTGGACCCCGTGGACCCGGGCGGCGTCCCGTAGCTGCTGGTACCGGGCGGCCTCGACCGGGTCGAGTGGCAGGAGTGCCTCGTCGACGGCGCCATCGGCGTCGGTGGTGAGCAGCTCGGGGTGCTCGACCAGGTGGGCTTGTTCATCCTCATAGGTCTCGGTCTGAACCCAAGCCTGTGCCGCTGCCAACAGGGTGGGGTCGACGTGGAGCCAGGCAGGTGGTGTGGGCTCGGTGGTGGCCGTGGCCCAGGCAGCGTCGAAGGCTGCTGGGTCGCCCGCCCGGTGGCGGCGTGCCTGATCGCGTAGTGCCGCGAGGACAGGCTGATCCTCACCGGCTTCGACCAGCGCCCGGCAGATCCAGGACGCCGCCTCCGCCGCCGGTTCACTGGTGTTCGTCGACCGATAGAGCAACAGCAACGCCCGCTCTGCCGGTGACAGATCCTCCACCACTGGTTCCCACAGGTCGCCATGCTCCTGGCCGAGGTCGTTGAGACGGATGCCGAGGTTGGTCAGGGCGCTGGCGAGGTCGGGTTGGAAGGCGGGGTTGGTGGCGGCCAGGTCCCGGTAGAGGGTGACGGCTTCCTGGGTGGGGTCCAGGGCCTCCTGGCGGCGGCCGAGGTTGCTGAGGTGGCCGCCGAGGTTGGTCAGGGAGCTGGCGAGGTTGGGTTGGAAGGCGGGGTTGGTGGCGGCCAGGTCCCGGTAGAGGGTGACGGCTTCCTGGGTGGGGTCCAGGGCCTCCTGGCGGCGGCCGAGCTCGCTGAGGCGGACGCCGAGGTTGTTCAGGGAGCTGGCGAGGTTGGGTCGGAAGGCGGGGTTGGTGGCGGCCAGGTCCCGGTAGAGGGTGACGGCTTCCTGGGTGGGGTCCAGGGCCTCCTCGCGGCGACCGAGCTCGCCGAGGAAGACGCCGAGGTTGTTCAGGGAGCTGGCGAGGTTGGGTCGGAAGGCGGGGTTGGTGGCGGCCAGGTCCCGGTAGAGGGTGACGGCTTCCTGGGCGGGGGCCAGGGCCTCCTGGCGGCGGCCGAGCTCGCTGAGGCGGACGCCGAGGTTGTTCAGGGAGCTGGCGAGGTCGGGTCGGAAGGCGGGGTTGGTGGCGGCCAGGTCCCGGTAGAGGGTGACGGCTTCCTGGGTGGGGTCCAGGGCCTCCTGGCGGCGACCGAGCTCGCTGAGGCGGACGCCGAGGTTGTTCAGGGACATGGCGAGGTCGGGTCGGAAGGCGGGGTTGGTGGCGGCCAGGTCCCGGTAGAGGGTGACGGCTTCCTGGGTGGGGTCCAGGGCCTCCTGGCGGCGGCCGAGGTTGCTGAGGCGGACGCCGAGGTTGTTCAGGGCGCGGGCGAGGTCGGGTCGGAAGGCGGGGTTGGTGGCGGCCAGGTCCCGGTAGAGGGTGACGGCTTCCTGGGTGGGGTCCAGGGCCTCCTGGCGGCGACCGAGGTTGCGGAGGAAGACGCCGAGGTTGGTCAGGGCGCTGGCGAGGTCGGGTCGGAAGGCGGGGTTGGTGGCGGCCAGGTCCCGGTAGAGGGTGACGGCTTCCTGGGTGGGGTCCAGGGCCTCCTGGCGGCGACCGAGCTCGCCGAGGAAGACGCCGAGGTTGGTCAGGGCGCTGGCGAGGTCGGGTCGGAAGGCGGGGTTGGTGGCGGCCAGGTCCCGGTAGAGGGTGACGGCTTCCTGGGTGGGGTCCAGGGCCTCCTGGCGGCGGCCGAGGTTGCTGAGGTGGCCGCCGAGGTTGGTCAGGGCGCCGGCGAGGTCGGGTCGGAAGGCGGGGTTGGTGGCGGCCAGGTCCCGGTAGAGGGTGACGGCTTCCTGGATGGGGGCCAGGGCCTCCTGGCGGCGGCCGAGCTCGCTGAGGCAGACGCCGAGGTTGTTCAGGGCGCCGGCGAGGCCGGGTCGGAAGGCGGGGTTGGTGGCGGCCAGGTCCCGGTAGAGGGTGACGGCTTCCTGGGTGCGGTCCAGGGCCTCCTGGCGGCGGCCGAGGTTGCTGAGGTGGCCGCCGAGGTTGTTCAAGGAGCTGGCGAGGTTGGGTTGGAAGGCGGGGGTTGGCGGCCAGGTCCCGTAGAGGGTGACGGCTTCCTGGGTGCGGTCCAGGGCCTCCTGGCGGCGACCGAGGTTGCTGAGGCGGACGCCGAGGTTGTTCAACGAGCTGGCGAGGTCGGGTCGGAAGGCGGGGTTGGTGGCGGCCAGTTCCCGGTAGATGTCGACGGCTTCCTGGGTGGGGGCCAGGGCCTCCTGCCGGCGGCCCCAGAATCGGAACGTCTGCGAGACCTCACCCGCGGCCAGCGCCAGGTCATTCCTCAGGGCAGGTTCCGTGGCCGCCAGGCCGCGGAGCATGTCCAACCCGTCTGGGCCGCAGGCGGCACTGTGTCGCCACACGTAGCGCCACAGATAGCCCGCGGACTGGGCGGGGACACCGGCGTCCATGAGTTGCTGGTAGCGGTCGGTCAGGGCCAGCGCGACGGGTCGGGCGTCCGGGTCGAAAGGGGCGTCAGCGGCGACGTCGAAGCGAGCGCGCAACAGGTCGGCTAGGGACTGGTGGGCCATCCGGTAGACCGCGGTCTGGTGTTCGCCGTCCTGGACGATGAACCGTCCGGCCTCGGCCAGTACCCACCAGATGTCGGCCTGCTTCAGGTCGGCCTCGGGCGCCCGGGCCTGGGCCACGGTCAGCCACTCCTCGGCCGGGAAACCCGCCCCGAACGCCCACGTCAAGGCGGTCAACACCACCCGCGCCCGCGACGACGGCGTCGACCCGGCCGGCATCACGCGATCGGGCGGGGCAGGGATGCGGGCCAGGTCCAGGTCGAAGGCCTGCCCGTAGCTGGAGGCCACCTGGGACTGCCAGTGCGGTTGGCTGGTGTCGACCGGGTGTGCCCGCAGTTGATCGGCCACGATCCGGGCCAACAGGAACGGCTGCTCCACCCCAGCTTCGCCCGGGCGACTGGTGGTGACGTGGTCAGCGACCGCGACAGCATCCATGCTGGACCGGACCTGATCGAGACGACGGACCAGGTAGGCGCGGACGTCGCCCAGGCCGGCGGCCCGCACCATCGCGATGCCCAGGTCAATGCCCGGGCCATGGGGCGCCAAGGCCTGGATGAGGTCGGGTTGATCACCGCCGCGGACGACCTGGCGGGTCGCGATCACCACGGTGGCCACCGCCGCCAACGGGGACAACAGGTCCTCGACGATGCTGAACACCTCGCCGCGGGCCTCGTCCAACCCGTCGACCACGATCACCGGTGCCACCCACCCGTCGGCCTCGGCGTCCTGCTGCAGCTGTCCCACCAGCAGTCCCGCGTTGCGTGCTCGCCCGTTCAGGGCTGGGGTGAGGATGCCTGCCGCGATCAGTGCGGCGTCCAGGAGTTCGGCCATCCGGTCGGCGGTCAGTCCGCGGGCATGCACGTTCGCGTGGACACTGCCCTCACCAGGGTCGGCGTGCCCCCATCCGTGCCAGCCGGGTTCGTCGCGGAGCCGGGCACGCTCCACGGGGTCGGCCAGACTCACCACCCGCCCGACGATCGCCGACTTCCCCGTTCCCGGCGGCCCGGTCACCACGAACACCCCCGGCGCGCGCTCCCTCACCCACCCGACCACGGTGTCCACCTCGCCGCGGCGACCGGTGAACGCGGACACCTCTTTGGCTCCGGCGCCGCCGCGGGCCGCCAGCAGGAGGTGCTCGACCACTCCCTGCGCGGCCCCGGCCCGATATAACGGATTCGGGATCATGTACCAGGCACTGCCCGTCGTCACGAGCATCGGTTCCTGGGCACGGCTGGTCCACGCCTTCAGAACGGCGTCGCACAGGTCGTCCCCACGCAGCAGCCGCTGGTGCGCCGACCAGCGGTACACCCGCGTCTGCGGATCCGACGGCCCCTCCCGCAGCAATGCGCACAACACCTCGCCCAACGTCCCGTCGCGGGCCTTCTCCCACGGCTGGCACGACGCCAATACCCCCACCCACACGTGCTCGGCATCGGGAGGCCTGTGCGCGATCAACTGAGAGGAGAGGCTGGCCGCATCGAAGGTCGCCGCTCCCGAGAAGCAGGTGTCCAAGACGATGACGATCTGGTTGGCGCCCGAGCGCACACACGCCGCGACGAAATCCTGGGCCGTGAGGTTCCCCGAGTCCTCGTCCGTCCCGTTCGCTGCCGGCAACTGCAACACCCCCACCGGGGACGGCGTGCCATGGCCCGCCCAGATCCCGACCACCGAGCCCCCCTCGGGCAAGCTCCCCCTCACATGCCCCAAGTAGGCCTCGACGTCGGCCTTCTGCGGATCGGTCAGGGGCTCACCATCGAAG
Protein-coding regions in this window:
- a CDS encoding Mov34/MPN/PAD-1 family protein encodes the protein MTSWQRRPKRRQAQTTATAVTNQPPDVGGLPVQVHPDAHAMVTQAASAAHPQETGGLLLGWWQAGSVVLRYAVEVIDPDATSTSWHRQEQLTQAALIRAIDDHEHPWLGYVGDWHTHPAACPPSRQDEACIREASTQFADPLVLLVHRFDGRLDIRAARAGRSQPARQVTYDPLDTKGC
- a CDS encoding SAVED domain-containing protein, producing the protein MSIFPPHAAGPASPSGVRRGGDYYQDLMVWSHAMQLIRARSGFCRLEVERTGVGNFDDVILRGTTRPDLLSQVKWSTTSGASIDETYLTAARANGRSLLQKLFASYLQLRGTNPDLQIITNRAPDPQHPLLGAIDGRTELLKLPAEVTRRSHVGKALQAWCRHVDGCEDDLRGLLGALRFVTGRSISSEIDRVCALMEAAGLQSDDNALLLATAEVQSWVREGRRVLTPEDVHASIDARQLRAGDERGVLLVQALDWDRHPEDAHEVLDWVDLFQGDNPKARCQPKTPDGWMIMQAQLTEAIARLEMEGWQYLTLRGMMRQATFFLVGALAPKTRSWKINYVQRRDRGAGQSWDTEAPIQLNSEPRVDVLALRQGEHLAVVLSSTLDATHDVCAYLQQTAVPANTLLSITPGNMPHDASIAGSGHAALYAQQVRQIIRQELTSNPAVDVIHLFLAGPGGLALLLGHRWNRLRPTIVYEHLGDGLGYTPAFSIN
- a CDS encoding tetratricopeptide repeat protein — its product is MPASLESAQVPGSSAPRGRFVGVGVGTYESDYLPDLPRAVSDVTTLAHLLAGGFDGEPLTDPQKADVEAYLGHVRGSLPEGGSVVGIWAGHGTPSPVGVLQLPAANGTDEDSGNLTAQDFVAACVRSGANQIVIVLDTCFSGAATFDAASLSSQLIAHRPPDAEHVWVGVLASCQPWEKARDGTLGEVLCALLREGPSDPQTRVYRWSAHQRLLRGDDLCDAVLKAWTSRAQEPMLVTTGSAWYMIPNPLYRAGAAQGVVEHLLLAARGGAGAKEVSAFTGRRGEVDTVVGWVRERAPGVFVVTGPPGTGKSAIVGRVVSLADPVERARLRDEPGWHGWGHADPGEGSVHANVHARGLTADRMAELLDAALIAAGILTPALNGRARNAGLLVGQLQQDAEADGWVAPVIVVDGLDEARGEVFSIVEDLLSPLAAVATVVIATRQVVRGGDQPDLIQALAPHGPGIDLGIAMVRAAGLGDVRAYLVRRLDQVRSSMDAVAVADHVTTSRPGEAGVEQPFLLARIVADQLRAHPVDTSQPHWQSQVASSYGQAFDLDLARIPAPPDRVMPAGSTPSSRARVVLTALTWAFGAGFPAEEWLTVAQARAPEADLKQADIWWVLAEAGRFIVQDGEHQTAVYRMAHQSLADLLRARFDVAADAPFDPDARPVALALTDRYQQLMDAGVPAQSAGYLWRYVWRHSAACGPDGLDMLRGLAATEPALRNDLALAAGEVSQTFRFWGRRQEALAPTQEAVDIYRELAATNPAFRPDLASSLNNLGVRLSNLGRRQEALDRTQEAVTLYGTWPPTPAFQPNLASSLNNLGGHLSNLGRRQEALDRTQEAVTLYRDLAATNPAFRPGLAGALNNLGVCLSELGRRQEALAPIQEAVTLYRDLAATNPAFRPDLAGALTNLGGHLSNLGRRQEALDPTQEAVTLYRDLAATNPAFRPDLASALTNLGVFLGELGRRQEALDPTQEAVTLYRDLAATNPAFRPDLASALTNLGVFLRNLGRRQEALDPTQEAVTLYRDLAATNPAFRPDLARALNNLGVRLSNLGRRQEALDPTQEAVTLYRDLAATNPAFRPDLAMSLNNLGVRLSELGRRQEALDPTQEAVTLYRDLAATNPAFRPDLASSLNNLGVRLSELGRRQEALAPAQEAVTLYRDLAATNPAFRPNLASSLNNLGVFLGELGRREEALDPTQEAVTLYRDLAATNPAFRPNLASSLNNLGVRLSELGRRQEALDPTQEAVTLYRDLAATNPAFQPNLASSLTNLGGHLSNLGRRQEALDPTQEAVTLYRDLAATNPAFQPDLASALTNLGIRLNDLGQEHGDLWEPVVEDLSPAERALLLLYRSTNTSEPAAEAASWICRALVEAGEDQPVLAALRDQARRHRAGDPAAFDAAWATATTEPTPPAWLHVDPTLLAAAQAWVQTETYEDEQAHLVEHPELLTTDADGAVDEALLPLDPVEAARYQQLRDAARVHGVQAAYRPLLLAILTGRLLAATGQERRLLLTDHRDDLLDDTVHQILQNRAADEDQDVAMAAAEGLALIILTGLDATGSTLTAVLDALEEPTRFAPLLQSRAVTPDAVLLQPVAEVAWSYAVRTRDDRLEGLAGLYLATAAAITHDTDTALALLDEARELTPDQRDTWVGLLLDITAHHPTTLPLVQHLMTPPHPTSDTGNPLQGNGSPDPDRRH
- a CDS encoding ThiF family adenylyltransferase, which encodes MNAACAAEADRWREQLLAHGFGDDGVRLTGPVTWRHPSQGKATARVEIVLTNAFPFAAPEVRLLEAGAPFDATFHLARPEPGQHYGVMCLWEPGRFSVEQAPWRDPVAVLERVVGWLEATANGWPGDASCDLDRHLEHEPLSAALVLYDADALQGLSAVTVRVAGDSGAPTVRITDEVRRMPEASTRVRRKDRQLAWIGDLGEVRHPVCDWVDLAALLGPHATTVGHGIGLGVIDRLLLRYHRNGSPGVLVVRARTCPTGVLLRASEAADTSSGTRNLRAGTHAGELSSRSVAVIGCGAIGSFLADILHRSGVRRFTLIDPEVLRPGNLVRHLAGESFVGWAKVEAVRARLTAHQGDSSVVVRRAWVTTLEEAVDLIQGHDVVIDATAGAALSSLLATAVESAGRRIGHIVVSVCVQREGGIARVDRFPLRMGESYLPGLPSLDDEHLPRERGCGSAVSLTPPGAVIAAAELGSRVVIDHLLFHGVCPPSLVDVRVAQPEEPFNRTGLVLPPPQTAPGGSLAAVDLPTTERRATDCQDFA